The following are encoded in a window of Paramormyrops kingsleyae isolate MSU_618 chromosome 12, PKINGS_0.4, whole genome shotgun sequence genomic DNA:
- the slc30a9 gene encoding proton-coupled zinc antiporter SLC30A9, mitochondrial, which produces MISGLARRPWPLFCRVYLHPRAPLSQTCPRVWLPCQGWQGAGLGHAHIFRLPDNRLVALMSERVQFYSTSGSGKDGVSGLDGASSGGKADMEQSSPKPSAEGASGPMNKVQSKVDTIQVRVRAVLKKREYGTKYTQNNFITAVRAMNEFCLKPSDLSHLRKIRRRSPHDDTEAFTVFLRSDVEAKALDVWGSQEALSRERKLRKRVEEEYKESAFRNQQLLKEYKDFWGNTKPRSGKRATFLQGPGKVVTVAICINGLNFFFKLLAWVYTGSASMFSEAIHSLADTCNQGLLALGISQSVRNPDAVHPYGFSNMRYIASLISGVGIFMMGAGLSWYHGIMGLLNPQPMESLLWAYCILAGSLVSEGATLVVAINEIKKSAQLRGISFYQYVMQSRDPSTNVVLLEDAAAVLGVVLAASCMGLTSLTGNPLYDSLGSLGVGTLLGTVSAFLIYTNTEALLGRSIQAEHVQKLTEFLENDPAVRAIHDVKATDMGLSKVRFKAEVDFDGRVVTRSYLEKQDIDQILSDIQQVKTPEDLENFMLKHGENIIDTLGAEVDRLEKELKHRNPEVRHVDLEIL; this is translated from the exons ATGATCTCCGGCCTGGCACGCAGGCCCTGGCCACTGTTCTGCCGGGTCTATTTGCACCCGAGGGCGCCACTGTCACAAACGTGCCCCAGGGTGTGGCTGCCATGCCAAG GGTGGCAGGGAGCCGGACTGGGACATGCTCACATCTTCCGCCTCCCTGACAATCGACTGGTGGCTCTGATGTCAGAACGGGTCCAGTTCTATTCTACTTCTGGCAGTGGGAAAGATGGCGTCTCTGGACTGGACGGCGCTAGTTCAGGGGGGAAGGCAGACATGGAGCAAAGTTCACCTAAACCATCTG CTGAGGGTGCTTCCG GTCCGATGAATAAAGTGCAAAGCAAAGTGGACACTATTCAAGTCAGAG TGCGCGCCGTGCTGAAGAAGAGGGAGTACGGTACCAAGTACACGCAGAATAACTTCATCACCGCTGTCAGGGCCATGAATGAATTCTGCCTCAAGCCCAG CGACCTCAGTCATCTGCGGAAGATCCGTCGCCGCAGTCCCCACGACGACACTGAGGCCTTCACCGTGTTCCTGCGCTCTGACGTGGAGGCCAA GGCTCTGGACGTTTGGGGGAGCCAGGAGGCTCTCTCCAGGGAGAGGAAACTCCGGAAGCGCGTGGAGGAGGAGTACAAAGAGA GTGCATTTAGGAATCAGCAGTTGTTGAAAGAGTACAAAGATTTTTGGGGAAACACTAAG CCTCGATCGGGTAAGAGAGCAACGTTCCTGCAAGGACCAGGGAAGGTGGTGACCGTGGCCATATGCAT CAATGGGCTGAACTTCTTCTTCAAGCTCCTGGCTTGGGTTTACACCGGCTCAGCCAGCATGTTCTCTGAGGCCATCCACTCGCTGGCTGATACCTGCAACCAG GGTCTGCTTGCTCTGGGAATCAGCCAGTCTGTGCGGAATCCGGACGCCGTCCACCC gTATGGCTTCTCCAACATGCGCTACATCGCCTCCCTCATCAGTGGCGTGGGCATCTTCATGATGGGGGCGGGGCTTTCCTGGTACCATGGCATCATGGGACTCCTGAACCCGCAGCCTATGGAGTCGCTGCTTTGG GCTTACTGCATTTTGGCCGGCTCACTGGTATCGGAAGGAG CGACACTAGTCGTGGCAATCAACGAAATCAAGAAAAGTGCTCAGCTCCGCGGCATCTCCTTTTACCAGTATG TGATGCAGAGCCGGGATCCCAGCACCAATGTGGTTCTACTGGAGGATGCCGCTGCTGTCCTTGGGGTCGTTCTGGCAGCCAGCTGCATGGGCCTCACTTCCCTCACAG GTAACCCGCTGTACGACAGCCTGGGCTCACTGGGCGTGGGCACGCTGCTGGGTACCGTGTCAGCCTTCCTCATCTACACCAACACTGAGGCCCTGCTGGGCCGCTCCATCCAGGCTGAGCATGTGCAGAAGCTCACCGAGTTCTTGGAGAACGACCCTGCTGTCAG GGCCATTCATGATGTGAAGGCCACAGACATGGGCCTGAGCAAGGTGCGATTCAAGGCCGAGGTGGACTTTGACGGGAGAGTGGTGACACGCTCCTACCTGGAGAAGCAGGACATCGACCAGATCTTAAGT GACATCCAGCAGGTGAAGACCCCCGAAGATCTGGAGAACTTCATGCTGAAGCATGGCGAGAATATAATCGACACGCTGGGAGCCGAGGTGGACCGTCTGGAGAAGGAGCTGAAG CATCGCAACCCCGAGGTGCGGCACGTGGACCTGGAGATATTGTGA